One stretch of Chryseobacterium sp. LJ668 DNA includes these proteins:
- a CDS encoding WxcM-like domain-containing protein, with amino-acid sequence MLLKGEKNQDERGIITYNNDFDASQIKRIYTIENHSTEFIRGWQGHKVEQRWFACIRGSFKVSVIVIDHFENPSKELTIQTYVLKDDVLTYLHIPSGCITAIQSKQKGSKLLVLADYKLGEISDEYRYSLDYFNNI; translated from the coding sequence ATGCTGCTAAAAGGGGAAAAAAATCAGGATGAAAGAGGAATCATTACCTACAATAATGATTTTGATGCTTCACAGATCAAAAGAATCTATACCATAGAAAATCATTCAACAGAATTTATTCGCGGTTGGCAGGGTCATAAAGTAGAACAAAGATGGTTTGCATGTATCAGAGGAAGTTTTAAAGTATCAGTAATTGTTATTGATCATTTCGAAAATCCGTCAAAAGAATTAACAATTCAGACATATGTTTTAAAAGATGATGTGCTAACTTACCTCCATATTCCTTCGGGCTGCATCACGGCGATTCAGTCGAAACAAAAGGGAAGTAAATTATTGGTTTTAGCTGATTATAAGTTGGGAGAAATCAGTGATGAATACAGATACAGTTTAGATTATTTTAATAATATATAA
- a CDS encoding polysaccharide biosynthesis C-terminal domain-containing protein, whose amino-acid sequence MKKIGITGQNGFVGRHLYNTLGLFPEEFERVDFNKDFFEDQNQLDQFVAECDVIIHLAALNRHESEQFIYETNVGLAQKLVDSLKRTGSKAHVMISSSTQEERDNLYGRSKKEGREALVNWAEENDGKITGLIIPNVFGAFGKPFYNSFVATFCHQLTHGETPTIATDGDVKLIYVQELVDTIISEIREGNSKPEFFIDATSTKKVSEVLALLNDYKTKYFDGGEIPVINNSFEHNLFNTYRSYIDHKTHYPVKFTQHTDPRGAFVEVIRLGIGGQCSFSTTVPDITRGNHYHTRKIERFAVIKGKALIQLRKIDTDEVLDFYLDGNEPAYVDMPIWYTHNIKNIGEEELYTIFWINEAFNPENSDTYFLEV is encoded by the coding sequence ATGAAAAAAATCGGAATTACCGGTCAGAATGGTTTTGTCGGAAGACATTTATACAATACTTTAGGCTTGTTTCCTGAAGAGTTTGAAAGAGTTGATTTTAATAAAGACTTTTTTGAAGATCAGAATCAGCTTGATCAGTTTGTTGCAGAATGCGATGTGATAATACATCTTGCGGCACTGAACCGTCATGAAAGTGAGCAATTTATCTACGAAACCAATGTAGGTTTAGCTCAAAAGCTTGTAGATTCTTTAAAAAGAACCGGTTCAAAAGCCCATGTAATGATTTCTTCCTCTACTCAGGAAGAGCGTGACAATCTTTACGGAAGATCAAAGAAAGAAGGAAGAGAAGCTTTGGTAAATTGGGCTGAAGAAAACGATGGGAAAATTACAGGATTAATCATTCCAAATGTATTCGGTGCTTTCGGAAAACCTTTCTACAATTCTTTCGTGGCTACTTTCTGTCATCAGTTAACACACGGAGAAACTCCGACGATTGCTACGGACGGCGACGTGAAATTAATTTACGTTCAGGAACTGGTGGATACCATCATTTCTGAAATCAGAGAAGGTAATAGTAAACCAGAATTCTTTATTGATGCTACCTCAACTAAAAAAGTTTCAGAGGTTTTAGCGTTATTAAATGATTATAAAACAAAATATTTTGACGGCGGAGAAATTCCTGTGATCAATAATTCTTTTGAGCACAATTTATTCAACACATACCGCTCTTATATTGACCATAAAACCCATTACCCGGTAAAATTCACTCAGCATACAGATCCCCGAGGAGCTTTTGTTGAGGTAATCAGATTGGGAATTGGCGGACAGTGCTCTTTTTCAACTACAGTTCCCGATATCACCAGAGGAAATCACTATCACACCAGAAAAATTGAGCGTTTTGCAGTGATAAAAGGTAAGGCACTGATTCAATTAAGAAAAATAGATACTGATGAGGTTTTAGATTTTTATCTTGACGGAAACGAGCCTGCTTATGTAGATATGCCGATTTGGTACACTCACAACATCAAAAATATAGGAGAAGAAGAATTATACACGATTTTCTGGATCAATGAAGCATTCAACCCGGAAAATTCAGATACTTATTTTCTTGAGGTATAA
- the wecB gene encoding non-hydrolyzing UDP-N-acetylglucosamine 2-epimerase produces MKKLKVMTVVGTRPEIIRLSRVLDALDASEAVEHIIVHTGQNYDYELNQIFFEDLGLRKPDYFLEAAGKTATETVGNILIKIDPLLEELKPDAFLVLGDTNSCLCAIPAKKRHIPIFHMEAGNRCFDQRVPEETNRKIVDHTSDINLTYSDIAREYLLREGLPADRIIKTGSPMFEVLNHYLPQIDASNVLEKLNLEEGKFFVVSSHREENINSERNFKGLMDSLNAIAEKYQYPIIVSTHPRTQNMIDKMQMEMRPEIQFLKPLGFHDYNALQKRAYAVLSDSGTISEESSILNFRALNIRQAHERPEAMEEASVMMVGLSPERILQGLTQVLQQKVGTERNFRPVSDYSMPNVSQKVVRIIISYTDYIKRTVWSEEI; encoded by the coding sequence ATGAAAAAACTAAAAGTAATGACGGTCGTTGGAACACGACCTGAAATCATTAGACTATCAAGAGTATTGGATGCTCTGGATGCTTCTGAAGCAGTAGAGCACATCATTGTACATACCGGACAAAACTATGATTACGAACTCAACCAGATTTTTTTTGAAGATTTAGGACTTCGTAAGCCGGATTATTTCTTAGAAGCTGCCGGAAAAACAGCCACAGAAACCGTTGGAAATATTTTAATAAAAATCGATCCTTTACTGGAAGAATTAAAGCCTGATGCATTCTTGGTCTTAGGAGATACCAATTCATGTCTGTGTGCAATTCCTGCAAAGAAAAGACATATTCCTATTTTCCATATGGAAGCGGGAAACAGATGTTTTGACCAAAGAGTTCCGGAAGAAACCAATCGTAAAATTGTAGACCATACTTCAGATATTAATCTCACTTATTCTGATATTGCAAGAGAATATCTTTTAAGAGAAGGTCTTCCTGCAGACAGAATCATCAAAACAGGTTCTCCAATGTTTGAGGTTCTCAATCATTATTTGCCTCAAATTGATGCTTCAAATGTTCTTGAAAAACTAAATTTAGAAGAAGGTAAATTCTTCGTAGTTTCTTCTCACCGTGAAGAAAATATCAATTCTGAGAGAAATTTTAAAGGTTTGATGGATTCTTTAAATGCGATTGCTGAAAAATATCAGTATCCGATCATTGTTTCTACACATCCGCGTACACAAAACATGATTGACAAAATGCAGATGGAAATGCGCCCCGAAATTCAGTTTTTAAAACCATTGGGTTTTCACGATTACAATGCTTTGCAGAAAAGAGCATATGCAGTATTATCAGATTCAGGAACAATTTCTGAAGAGTCATCGATCTTAAATTTTAGAGCATTAAATATTCGTCAGGCGCACGAAAGACCGGAAGCGATGGAAGAAGCGAGTGTGATGATGGTAGGTTTGTCTCCTGAACGTATTTTGCAGGGATTAACGCAGGTTTTACAGCAAAAAGTAGGTACAGAAAGAAATTTCAGACCTGTTTCAGATTACTCAATGCCTAATGTTTCTCAAAAAGTAGTAAGAATTATTATTTCTTATACAGATTATATTAAAAGAACGGTTTGGTCGGAAGAAATTTAA
- a CDS encoding glycosyltransferase family 4 protein, which produces MNILFLTLVEINSVEDRGIYHDLLRKFRNEGHDVTIVSPVERRKGISTNFSKKEGVSILQVKTFNIQKTNIIEKGIGTLAIEYQYLSAIKKHLTNTKFDLVLYSTPPITFAKVIEFIKKRDHAKSYLLLKDIFPQNAVDMSMLKKGGFVHKQFLKKEKKLYQISDTIGCMSRANVDFVLRHNPEIEKTKVEVNPNSIEIVNFKEFSAEEKFLIKNKYGIPANKKVFIYGGNLGKPQGVDFLIETLNAKKNDDRMFFIIAGSGTEYDKIKNWIDTNSPNNILFLSALPKKEYDLLVQTCDIGLIFLHRDFTIPNYPSRLLSYLEFKMPVLAATDPNTDIGLDLLENKCGLTVISDDLQNMITALDQFVEMDTKVFEEMRQNSFKFLQNNFQVKDSYSKIIKAMQIN; this is translated from the coding sequence ATGAATATACTTTTCTTGACTTTAGTTGAAATCAACTCTGTAGAAGATCGGGGGATCTATCATGATTTGTTACGAAAATTCCGTAATGAAGGCCATGATGTTACCATTGTATCCCCGGTTGAAAGAAGAAAAGGGATTTCTACTAATTTCAGTAAAAAAGAAGGAGTTTCGATTCTGCAGGTAAAGACATTTAATATTCAGAAAACCAACATTATTGAGAAAGGAATTGGAACTCTTGCCATAGAATATCAATATCTTTCAGCAATCAAAAAACATCTTACAAATACAAAATTTGATCTGGTTTTATACTCTACACCGCCGATTACTTTTGCAAAGGTGATTGAATTTATAAAAAAAAGAGATCATGCAAAATCTTATTTACTTCTGAAAGATATTTTTCCACAGAACGCTGTAGATATGAGCATGCTTAAAAAAGGTGGTTTTGTACACAAACAGTTTTTAAAAAAGGAAAAGAAATTATATCAGATTTCAGATACCATTGGATGTATGTCGCGTGCCAATGTAGATTTTGTTTTAAGGCATAATCCGGAAATCGAAAAAACAAAAGTTGAGGTCAATCCAAATTCTATTGAAATAGTTAATTTTAAAGAATTCTCTGCCGAAGAAAAATTTTTAATAAAAAATAAATACGGTATTCCTGCAAATAAAAAAGTTTTTATATACGGGGGTAATTTAGGTAAACCTCAAGGAGTAGATTTTCTGATAGAAACATTGAATGCGAAAAAGAATGATGACAGAATGTTTTTCATTATTGCAGGATCGGGAACAGAATATGACAAAATAAAAAATTGGATCGATACAAACTCTCCGAATAATATTTTGTTTCTTTCAGCTTTACCTAAAAAAGAATATGACTTGCTTGTTCAAACATGTGATATAGGATTAATTTTTTTACATAGAGACTTCACAATACCCAATTATCCTTCGAGGCTTTTATCTTATTTAGAATTTAAAATGCCGGTATTGGCAGCTACGGATCCCAATACAGATATTGGTTTGGATTTATTGGAAAATAAGTGTGGATTGACTGTGATTTCTGACGATTTGCAGAATATGATAACAGCACTTGACCAATTCGTAGAGATGGATACAAAAGTATTTGAAGAAATGAGACAGAACAGTTTTAAATTTCTTCAAAATAATTTTCAGGTCAAAGATTCTTACAGTAAGATAATTAAGGCAATGCAGATTAATTGA